The proteins below come from a single Felis catus isolate Fca126 chromosome A1, F.catus_Fca126_mat1.0, whole genome shotgun sequence genomic window:
- the LOC101081111 gene encoding olfactory receptor 2T2-like, which yields MEQKNENSTDFILLGLFPWFSYPYLLILLLLFIYIIAFTGNSILILLIWLDSCLHTPMYFLLSQLSLIDLTYISSTVPKVVTNYFTERKNISYFACATQLFFFLTLGLAECILLTLMAYDRCVAVCNPLRYTILMNPKVCKQMAAAAWIGGSLAALIHTIYPMNFPTCGSREINHYFCEMPAILRLSCVDISVYEMVKFVSTIVFLLVPFFLILVSYTLIFLTVLKMNSWKGSNKALSTCFSHLTVVSLYFGQAIFIYMTPSSHTLEQDQIAAVLGTIVTPMLNPLIYSLRNKEVVGALRKCMGRCGN from the coding sequence atggagcagaagaatgaaaactcAACTGATTTTATCCTCCTGGGACTCTTTCCCTGGTTCAGTTATCCCtacctcctcatcctcctcctcctttttatttacattattgcCTTTACTGGAAACTCCATACTAATCCTCCTCATCTGGCTGGACTCCTGCCTCCATACCCCCATGTACTTCCTGCTCAGTCAGCTGTCCCTCATTGACTTGACTTACATCTCCAGCACAGTCCCCAAGGTGGTTACCAACTATTTCACAGAGAGGAAGAACATTTCCTATTTCGCCTGTGCCACtcagctctttttctttctcaccctTGGTCTTGCTGAGTGCATCTTGCTGACCCTAATGGCCTATGACCGCTGTGTGGCTGTGTGTAACCCCCTGAGATACACAATTCTCATGAATCCCAAGGTCTGTAAGCAGATGGCTGCTGCAGCCTGGATTGGAGGGTCCCTTGCAGCCCTTATACACACCATCTACCCAATGAATTTCCCTACCTGTGGTTCCAGGGAAATTAATCATTACTTTTGTGAGATGCCTGCCATCCTGAGGTTGTCTTGTGTGGATATATCAGTCTATGAAATGGTAAAATTTGTATCAACAATTGTGTTTCTCCTCGTcccattttttcttattctggtCTCCTACACTCTCATCTTCCTCACTGTTCTGAAGATGAATTCTTGGAAAGGAAGTAACAAAGCACTTTCCACCTGCTTCTCCCACCTGACAGTAGTGAGTCTCTACTTTGGTCAAGCCATCTTCATTTACATGACACCCAGTTCTCACACACTTGAACAAGATCAGATTGCAGCTGTACTTGGCACCATAGTGACCCCCATGCTAAATCCCCTCATCTACAGCTTAAGGAACAAAGAAGTGGTGGGGGCCCTGAGGAAGTGCATGGGAAGATGTGGCAATTGA